DNA sequence from the Paramormyrops kingsleyae isolate MSU_618 chromosome 14, PKINGS_0.4, whole genome shotgun sequence genome:
AAGCATTGTATTTTTCAGGTAGGTAACAGACTAATAAAGTTAATGTTTTGCCTCATCTTTTGTCAAAAAGGGCGGTATGGTAATTCACATCTTCGGGACTGTGGATTTGATTCCTGTCCCTGGTTCTGTGTTTTTCAGAGTGAATTTTCTCCTGCAGTCAAAAAAAACCCAGTATgtttaaattgcccatagaagGTGACAGTGTGTGAACTGTTTTGATGATGTTCCCCAGTTTTGGTCATTCTCCATTATTAAATGTAAACTGTTGCGCACTAGAGTGTATACTATGGGCCAATAATGTCACAATAAAAGAGGaactgagagaaaaaaaaatcgctGTGTTATTTTGTTTATGAAAATTAAGTTCTTAAAATATCTTCTGCTTTTTCATGCATATTGATTATAGCAATCTGTTTATCTGAATTGTGTGAACATCTATCCTGTGAGTTGGACAGGCCTTAAGCTGACTATGACCCTCTACTGGTTAAGTAGCTATGGAATGCTTGGTTTGGTGGGAAGCAACAGTGGCAGTGTTTTCTACAAAATATATGTCATAGAGTTTTACTCAAGTATTGCTTTTTCTGAGATTTTCAGTAGTTCCCAAAGCGCAGGCAAAAACAAAGACCATTTTTATACAAGTATGCAGAAGTACTAATGTCTGTTTGAGGTTTATTTGACTAGAACTGTGGTTGTCAGCTGTGGTTCTCATAGCCCACGGTGGAAAGGTCTTACAGTACCCTTGCCAACCTCAAACCCGATTAAGGTAGACATTTAGCCACATGATCCTGCCCAGAAAACAGACGGATGATACAATCAGCAGAATCATTTGTTCAGCAGTTTGCTTTGAAAGAATTCTAAGTCTGCACACGGTAACAAACAAcacaatgaaataataataatacggcGCATGTACTTAACGTCACACAAATATATCTCAATATTCATTGCGATACATGACCATATCGTTAAAAAGTTACCTATAGAACAATCCCAACACTGGTATTAatcaattaaaaagtaaaataattaattaaatgaaaaacatgtttaaaatacataacagcaaatatttcattttattttgttttgtacatATACCAAATAATGCAATTATAAAggaattttaatttcattaagaAGCACAGTACTTGGCATTTAAAAACAGCATGAACTGGTAAACCTCTGGTACTGTCACACTGTAAGTATATATCAATTATATATTTAGAGAGAAATGTAAATTGCCGATGAATGGCAGACTGGCTCAGTGGGTGCAATGTAGCCTCAAACATCTAGGGGTGGGAATGAAATGTTCTCCCCGGGGAGTAGCTAGACATCCCGCCCCCCCgagaaaatgtcaccttgggccccctgCTCAGGTTGGCACTTAGAATCGCTCAGTTGATTTTGCAAAGCCCCTACGACGTGCTGGGCCCCCTTAATCTGACATGGTATGGCATCGCATATGTATAAGTGTGTGAATCCAGCGATCAGGAGCACATACAAAATGCATGTAAAACATAatttattatgttattatttattattattattattgctcttactcttcaatccgactcatcccaaaccagctctatagggtttaggttgggggattgggggggggggggggggcaggtcatccatcacagcactccatctctttgcttattcacaagataatacttaCTACATTACCACAAGGTGTCATTAGGGTCATTATCTTGCTGAAAAACAATGTTCAGTAGGCGTGTCCAGACTTTTCACTACTACTGTACATAAAACAATCCATTAGTATACGAGTTAAGCATAAAAATGTGTTGCCTACATTATTTTCTGTGGTGCAGTTACGTATTATTCAAAGTACGTCTTCCTCAATGGAAAATATTTATGTTCAGTGACAGTGAAAAAAGTGCAACCATCCAATGAATAAGCATGAGAAGAAAATGAGGAAGCTGCTTTGTTCAAAGTCCATTTTTAGTGTTGCTGCTGATCACTGTGCCTCAGCAAACAGCGAACGGAGCAAGCAGCTGATCTGAGCAGGAGGTGGCGGACAATTTAgatgtagccccccccccccccggaaggCTGAGCAGAGGGGTGTGGATCACACCATCCATCCTAAGACCAGCTGCTTGTACATAAGGAGGTAGGTGTCAGACAGCCATCCGTGACATTGTGTGCAAAGACCACAAACCAGCCATTTTCTTCTccttttaaaaatcaaataGCTACATTTGCAAATGTTACACTATTTAAAAGCAGGTTTGGGTACACTGCACCAAATAGTCTTACTTAAAACATATTAATAGGTGGTGTCTGAAAACAAAGCCTTGCTTTGCATTTTGAGATTTTAAATGTGATAACATTTAAACTACCACCAACTTGTTAGAGTCATGGAGAATTTTGTTGCCTTTCAAGTTGAGGCCTAGCTTTTCCAAACTCAAAGGTCTGTCAGCTCAGCTGAATAAGCAGTAAAAGTCCAAGGAAGGGTGTGTCCTAtgtagggttgcaaagggctggaaaatttctggaaattttcctgaaactttccGTTCCATGGGAAGTGAAGcttgggaattttggaaatattcctcattagaaactttccatgggaattaacgggaaagtatgggaattaacaagaatattcctagaattttgcaaccctagtcCTATGTCATCTTAGATTGATTAGATAAGACTAAATACTTGTTAAAAGCTAGAAGTTCTCATTAATGGATTCAGGGCGATGAACATTTATCCTATCAGGTTAAATATTTATATCATACACTAGGTGTAGCACTTTCTGTGAGATGTTAGACATTGTACGAGGGCAATCAAAAGTTCTACATACAAGCCATTTAATCTGCAAAGCACATTTTGCATTACTAAAAactaataataaacaaatcacACAAATTACATTCTTAAGGCAAATCAAGTCCATAAAATAGAATAGTGTTATATACATTGTAAGTATAAGTGTATATATTAGTTTTACATTTGTGAAATGGATTAGAAAATTATTTTACAACGCATTCACAAGCACAATAGTAATTTAATAGAAATTGTTTCTGCtccaactgaaaaaaataaacaattttcaATGATTCCAACTCTTCCAAAGGCTCAGGATCATTGCAGACCTAGGTTTAGATAACAGTTTGATTGCAAATCTTCAAACTGTCTGAAGACCTGAATATAAACTGATTATGTATTTGGGCTGTGAACTTGGATTGTGATATTGTTTCTCTTCTATGCCTTCTGCAATTCTGACAAAAATTGCCAATGTTTACtaatataaacatattttaGGTATTTGGTTACGCAGCCAAATAATGTAATTTCTATTGAACAAGACTCAAACAAGGTTTCACTCCATTATGTCAAAATGCTCTTTTTCTTCCTGTTCATGATATTGCTTATTGCTTTGAAAACAGAAGGTAAATGTTTGTGGACTAAAAAAATACCTAAATGAAAAACTTATTTTGAAAATAGCTCTAAAATCAGAAGCCTGGCAACCTTGCACATAATGACCGAAAAGACTCTCATTTTAAGTTATTAGCCTtcaacacaataaaaacaaatattgcaaattgtgatatttttaacaatattttaaaatgaaatgaatgaaatgacAATAATATGTGTTTCCCTTCCATTAACTTCCCTGTGAAATGCCAACTGAATGGTCTGATTTTCGCTGTGAATGCTGGCATTCTGTGTAATACATGAGCAAAGCGCTCACACTGTTTACAACCAGGAAGGAATGCTATTGGTTTCTGATAAAATCTTtcataaaacatatttaaaatatattgatATAAATGGTACTGTGTCATCATGTATATCGTTTAAAAAATATCGAAATACggtaattaataaataaataaatccatatAGCTTAGCTTTAGCAAAATCTACTTTTTCTACGATTCTCAAATCGATTGTGTGACCTCACTGACGCCCCCTAGTGGGCTTTGGCCCCtcagttgagaaccactgttctaAAGCACAAAGGCCACAGGTCAggcttttttttgtaaatgttcaTGTGTGTTATACTACCATGTCTACATTTTCATAGCATATGGAGATCAACACTTTATGTCAAAGATTATGAAAATGCGGATTATGTTGAGGTTATGATTTTCTTATCGTATCTTTAGATTAAAGTCACACAACTGTTAAAGCTGCCAAAGATCTACATGTTTTCATAATTCATAAAGGGACAGGAAAAGGGGGACTTCAAATCGATGTATGAGGGAACCCACGTTAGCATGTAGCACAGGTCATTTGGATGCTTCATTTTCAATACTTCCACATTTTCGATTATATTCAAAAAGGCATGAATTATTCTAAATATTTGAGCTAGTTTATCAAACATACAGCAGTTCTGTGCCTGAACAATTTAATACTTTTCTAATTATTATTTGATTGGCGATATTAGAAATAGTATACCGAAGATCTTTCTTTTCCCCTATGCACAGAGTGGAGATTAATTAAAGAAGCGGATGAATACATCATGCAGTATAGTCCACTGGGTGGCTGTATCAGCTGGTAGGATCTTGACTGTAACGTTTACGTGAAAACATAGTTTCATCAGTATAAAATCACTGAAATTAAACTTATCTGGCGTACACATCTCGACGATAATTCCTCATAGCCTATATAATACCGGTAATACGGGTAGTACCACATAGATACCGTTAGTACCTTATTTTAAATTATTCGTCCATAAAGACGCGACAGGGACAAATGTGACTCTTTCAATAAAGGCTTCATTGATTACTTTCATTAACGACACTGGCATTTAATGTGTTTCACATGTCACAGATGAAGAGTCGTTTCTCGTTACGCAATTTGCTGTTTGACATTGATACGCTTAACCTGTGCGCCACCTGCTGACGAACTTACGTATtgtttaaatatacatatattaaattaaaaaaaaaaaaaactctgctGGGAACCCCTGTGCGGTCTGAAACCAGCATGGCATTCTTCATGTTCAGTGAAATATTTTCCTGAATTAAGCCAGGGCGTGTTATAACTAATATGAAACCTCATTTCATCGTATATTTAAGGTGATAATTAACTTGAAAAATAAGAGCCATTTACAGTGCCTCTTTTAAATGCCTTGTGATTAATGACCTAGTGACTACCAGTGATCTGCATACCCACGTGTAACAATGGCGGACTGTCCTttaatcagttttatttgtgtttctggCAGTGGATGAATACCAATGGCTCCGCAAGGCCCAGTCCCCGGGGGCTGGCTGTCTGCAGGCACACTGTCGCTGGATCCCAGCTTCTACTGCATCGCCGTCCTTCTTATCATAACCATCATACTTCTGTCTCTTTGTAACAAATGCGACAAGTCAGTCATCCATTCCCCCTTCTctttttgctattaattgcttttaataATACGCCTGTAAAAACTGTTGCctgaagaaattaaagaaacCTAAGGggtaatgcattttattatacatatattatagGACTGAGTCACTGCCCTAGTGATAGCATTGTCAAGCAGTGATAGGTATGTAAGCCCCCCGAAATGGCTGAGTAGATATGCATCTTACTCCAGGGCAGAAAGTACTTTCCATAAAATCTGGTACGAGCTAGCCTCAGATCCACAGACCAGCAGCATTCCACCCACTGTTCAACATCTGGCCCTGGATACCGAGCGCAAATAGATCGTTCCATGGGTTTTCAgcccagtgcattatgggaagtgTCTGGTGTACCAAGGCATGTCACTCAGTGAGGCTAACGCTAAGGAACGAGCCTGGGAAAATAGCAAACTATAAATCTGAATGGTTTGAAGAAGTTTTTAACTTCATTTCATGCATATGCTTCTGAATAATACTAAGACGACGGCCACTActactaatactaataataataaatttgtGGTATCAAATATTCAGAACTTGAGAACTTGTGCTCTGGAAAAGTAATCGTAGGCAGAAAGTGTCCGATTACTTTGGCATCATTGTTGTAAAATCTGAAATGAATTCTATAACAACAATTAACATTTTTAGtattcaaaataataattatcataTGTGATGCACAATTATGTTGTGCTCTTTACTCTTCTTTTCAAGGATTTATTTTTACAGCCAGCGAATATGTGACTgaattcattttaatatttttttaaactaagcCCCACCATATTTCTACGTTAAAGGAAAAGAACAGTGTGTTTACTAATGCTCACCACCAGAGGGCACCTTGTCTGCATATGGGCATGAGTGTGCACTGGTCGTTTAGCCAACAATAGCAAATAGTAGACTGTTGAGACAACAcggtttgcttttatttttctaGACACACATTGCAGCATCAAGAGAACTCTGAAAAGGTACAACCACCATTACAGCTCATAAGAGTGGTGAGTGACCAACTTGTAAAAGTGTATTAAACACAGTCCTCAGaatcattaaatatatatttcctaTATTTGGTAAGCCAACATTGGTGAAATCTTTTGCCCGGTTCTAGGTAGGGTGACAATAATTTTTGTCTCCGCCTTATGTGTACAGCCTTACAGTATTATGTGATCTTCTACCCCCAAGTTACAGTGGTTAGGTTTTGAAAATCATTTGTGTAGCAGACATCTGCAGGCATCTCCATGCTTTAGCTGTCTGAGATTCTCCCACAAGCCTTGCCAAGTGTACTTGAAATCTGTGTAGTCCTTCGGTTTGTCAGTGTACACTCTGCATTGTTGTATCCCACAGTCTCCTATAGGGGGAGCTACAGGAGGCAAAGACAGTTTGTGGCACACTAACCTCACAGACCAGAAAGGTACGATCGCCACTCTGACAATGATACATTCTGTACTATGCAGACACATGCTAGTACCTTTGGAAATCtaattataattaacagtcGGAAGGTTAATACCAAATGTACGATATAATTGTTTTAACTCCCATTTCATTTCAAAGTTCATTTATGCACTTGTGTTGCTTATTAGACAGTCTGATGTTATATACAAGAAAACAGACGAGAGGCCTTTTTAGGGCAGTGTGGATCTGTGACTCTGTAACTGTTATCTTTAAGCGTTGCGAGATGTTCATTTAATTATAGTGTAGCAGACAGAAAATGAAAGTAGCTATAAAACGCATCTGCCCAAGCAACCACAGCTTTCTTCTTTAGGTGACCCTGCTCTTACTTCAGTGCCAGAAAATAAGAGTTTGCAAAGTGCTACAGACCAGGAAGGAACCCTGTGGTATCCACCCTGGAGAAGCCACAGTGGAGTACCTGTCTATGCTGGTAAGTCTGACAATTTCCCCACCATAAAACTGAGCTTATTACCATATATCAGtttttcccaatccagtcccgagggacccacagccagtccacatttttgctccctcccaactccaaAGCAAATATGTGGACTTTCTGGccgggagctggaagggagcaaaaacgtggaccgtctgtgggtctccGAGGGAACCATTGCCATATAGCATACAGTTCTGAAAAGACTATAATTAAAGGATGGTTTCAAACATGACAGGCTTGTCCTGTCATCATGCCAGTTGAATACCACAGATACTTCTTTAGACAAAAGCAAGTTTATATGGATAAATTTAGGTGGCAAAACCACTGCAGTAACCTTACAGTTTGACAGTTTGAAACACTTCCATAATCCAGCAACATTGTACATTTTCTTTCCATGCGTTTTCCATAGCCGTTTATCCGTTGTGTGGTGGTAGCCAGGCTGGGGCCTGTCCCAGGAGGCCGAGGCAGGAGGCAGGAGTGTCAGCCCATGACACATATAAGTTACCTCAATGGCCAATTGTTATTCTCTGCAGTTACATGTTGCCTCAGAGAGCATCATAGTGGTTATTATTGGATCATATAACTGCTACTGCGGCCACAATTCTTTTGAGTTATGATGCGCAAAAACCCAGCTATTTTGAGGTTGTTTTTCTATCCCTTTATTCCCTAGAAGGCGAGCTAAGTGCAAACTCTAATGAGAGGCTGACCCTGAAGACTGGTGGCGATATTTCTAAAGAAGACGCCGGAAAGGCCGCTTCAGAAGGAGAACTCACTGGATTGGACCAAACATCACACATGGGCGTGTCACGTATGCACGCAGCGCGGCGCAGTCATTTACCTCCGACTCCGGAAGATGTTACGACGGGAACCAAAAACTTAAAATGCTCACTGCAACAGCCTCaagagagaaaacagcacacttCTGAAATTGTCCAGGAGACGTGCAGCAGAGACCATAACCCTGATGTTCTGGGTGTAGCTTTTCCTGAGGATAACTCTGAAGACCGAGACTACCAGACTATCGAGGAGCTGACCTGTCATTCCTCCCAAAAAAATCACGTGGCTGACAGAAGATACAGAGAAGACCCAGTAGCAATCTCTCctaagagaaaacagcacacttCTCAAATTGTCCAGGAGACGTGCAGCAGAGACCATAACCCTGATGTTCTGGGTGTAGCTTTTCCTGAGGATAACTCTGAAGACCGAGACTACCAGACTATCGAGGAGCTGACCTGTCATTCCTCCCAAAAAAATCATGTGGCTGACAGAAGATACAGAGAAGACCCAGTAGCAATCTCTCCTACTCCACTTGAAGGCAAAGCAGAAGACCCAAATGCTATGTATGCGCGGATAATCAAGAAAATAATAACTTGCAAGGCACCAGTACAGCTGCCCCTTAAGGAAGAGGAGGAGTCAGCTCCACCTGTCCCAGACAAGTGTTTTGATATGGAGGATTGCATATGAGTATACGAAGGAAATTAGATGAACATTAAAGACTCATATATACGTAAAACTTCGCTGCATGCGTAACTACGTAACAATCCACTCTCGTAAAAACAGTTCAAAAGTGTTGTCAGAGCTGTTTAAAGAACTGATGCGATTATGAGGAATGATTCTACGATAAGAACGCTAGATGGTTCTTATTTCCCAACCCAAATAGCCAATTCACAGCTGAAAATAGCCAGAAGAGTTTatataaaattacaaaaatttagatagatagatactttattaatcccaaataaaattttaatttgctTAGCAATATAAGGTAGGATACTGCAgaacaaagattttttttccaaggatTGCGTGCATTTAGTACCTCATTGCAGTtttattatattgcatgtaaAGTGCAGCTATGTTTTTTCTGGTTTTATAGAACAAGAAAAAATTGGCTGTGTTGATATTGTTAGATTACTAACTAAATATGTATACTGAATGGtatgattttgttttggtttctgtCATAATATATGATACAGATGGATATTATCTACTTAGTATGTGGATATTATTATATCTATGGCCTTTTGATGGAAACAAGAAATTAGTAGGCCTTGTGCTATATTGAGCTTACTTTAATGCTCCCTGAGACAAGAACCAAGGCACTTCAAATCCCGCATTTTGGGTTGTGCAATGTCCCTGCCACTGTTGAGAAGTTGACTGAGCACTCATGGAGTTACCACTCAGCTGGTGAATCATGCACCTGGATGACCTCCGGATACAGGCTAGAGATTTTGACAAAACTCTCAACAACCTGCAGGAAGTCATCACCACCATGCAGAGGACTGGTCTCAAGCTCAACCCTGCTAAGCGCCTGTTCTTCCAGGGATGAGTGCAGTTCCTGGGCCACATAGTAGATGCTGAAGGAACGTCCACAAACCTAGAGAAGGTAGCAACTGTGAGGAACTGACAGTCGCTGCGGGTGGCACAGGAGTGGAGGAGTTTCCTGGATGCCTGACGGAAGAGGGGACCGAGTTCTACTGGACAAAAGAGTGTGAGCCAGCATTCCAGGGAAGTGAGGGGGTGCTGATCACCACTCTAGTGTTAGCCTTCCCTGACCTGAAAGCCCCCTTTGTTGTGGACATGGTTCCCAGAAACGTGGGAATTAGCACACTGCCCTCCCAAGTCCAGGAGGGAGGCAGGAGGGGCAAACTGCAGTGAATATTGTATGTCGTGGGAGCTTTGGGGTCAGGTGGCCTGGTGTGCGAAGAGGCTGCAGGCATTCCAGTTCCCGTCTGTGGATGGTCTGGTGCAAAGAAGGCCTGCCACCATTGTGAGCGTTCAGAGAGATGGCGCACCGTGAGCCCCAGCGATGGCGTTTACCACCCTGCAAGGAATCACCCTAATGGACATCGGGCAATCAAGCATCGACATGATTCTGGAGCACCTGTGGAAAATGTTCTACTGATCTGGCTGCTGCAGTGATGTCGAGCTGTATGTGCAACGCTGCAGTGATGTTGAGCTGTATGTGCAGTGCTGCAGTGATGTTGAGCTGTATGTGCAGCGCTGCAGTGATGTTGAGCTGTATGTGCAGTGCTGCAGTGATGTTGAGCTGTATGTGCAGTGCTGCACCACCAGGAAGGAGCCCAGCGAAAGAGCACTGCTCCTGCTCCACCCGGATGGGGCTCCCATAGAGATAGTGGGAGAAGACATGGACCAGGGCCCTGTGTTGTCGATGAAGAAGCTGGTTACCAAGGAGTTCTCTTTGGGGCTCCAGAAGAGCTACAGAGCCACTAGTAGCAGAACATTGATGTGGCTGCAATAGAGGATATCATTCACTATCTGCAGGTAACACGCTCCATTCCCCTGCAACCCCAGAGCAACAGGCTGGTGGAGTGTTTCAACCAAACCCTGGTCATGCAGCTGGTCACCTTGAGAGCCAAACACCCACAGGACCGAGACCACCATCTACCTTTTGGTCTTGTGAGCATATCACTCCACTTTGCAGAAATATACCAAGCTCTTCCCAGCCATATCTGCGCTTTGGTTGAGAGATTTGAATGCCAGCGGAGCTAGTGCTCCGGAGGTTGCTGAAGCTGGTGATTGATGAGGAGCTGGTTCGGCACTTGCAGGTGGTccatcgtgggggggggggggggggggggggtagaggaCCTATGTGAGCCGCAAGACTGTATGTTGATTGTGTGTGTTGCTCGGTTCCTGGATTGCACGTTGTACATCCAGACAGGAACTGTTCACTTTGTGGGGTCACCAGGATGGCTGATACTTAAGTGGGGCGCAGCACTCAAGCTGCTAACCTGACACAGTGATGACATCACCCTCTTCCCATCACACAAAGCGGCGCCGCCTTACGTTTGATGTAAATAGCTCCCCACTGTGAAGGTACTGTCAAGTTCAAATAAGGAAGAAAATATACGGCCTCAACCTGTATCACTTCTGCAGTTTTGCTTTGCCCACCCGATGCCACAAAACTTTATTATACTTTAATTATCATTCGGAATATACAAGCAGTGCCCAAGTTAAGAACGTCCGAGATACGGACAACTTGTACTTACGaatggactgccataaagcctattatattaaacatttgggtTAAACATTGCATGGCTTCAGCAGTTCATCAGCGTGAGGTATAGTACCATATGTTGTTACtttaattattactgtattattgttattatgtacGGTATTACTGCCTCAGAAgacaatattatattataatcacACTGTATACTagtgataataaaaaaaatgtaaaaagttcAATTACTGCACAGTCAATCAACAGGCCGATCATATATAAGATACTGCTTGTATATATTGAGCAGCAAAATATAacaaggaaccccccccccccccccccccaaccccaaccccaaccctgGCTGGCTCGGTAGCATGATAATTGATATCACTGTAGATACACACTAGCCTTTCACAAAACGACCACAAACTGGTTTATTTGAATATGCCATCTCATAGGCGGACCTAGCTAACGTAGGTAGAATAGAGGCTGGTAGATGGTTACAAGGACAGAAGGGATGAATAGGTATTTCAAGCAAGCAAACTCAGAGATAACAAGTTAAATGCAAAGTAAATTATCACAATTGTATCTAAAGAGCTGTAAGGGAGTATCAGCCTAAAAAAACCCTATTATACATAACATCTCACTCTAGTATATAAAAGTTGCTTGACTGTTACATGTCCTTTATACCCC
Encoded proteins:
- the LOC111857662 gene encoding uncharacterized protein isoform X2, whose product is MAPQGPVPGGWLSAGTLSLDPSFYCIAVLLIITIILLSLCNKCDKHTLQHQENSEKVQPPLQLIRVSPIGGATGGKDSLWHTNLTDQKGDPALTSVPENKSLQSATDQEGTLWYPPWRSHSGVPVYAGELSANSNERLTLKTGGDISKEDAGKAASEGELTGLDQTSHMGVSRMHAARRSHLPPTPEDVTTGTKNLKCSLQQPQERKQHTSEIVQETCSRDHNPDVLGVAFPEDNSEDRDYQTIEELTCHSSQKNHVADRRYREDPVAISPKRKQHTSQIVQETCSRDHNPDVLGVAFPEDNSEDRDYQTIEELTCHSSQKNHVADRRYREDPVAISPTPLEGKAEDPNAMYARIIKKIITCKAPVQLPLKEEEESAPPVPDKCFDMEDCI
- the LOC111857662 gene encoding uncharacterized protein isoform X1; translated protein: MAPQGPVPGGWLSAGTLSLDPSFYCIAVLLIITIILLSLCNKCDKHTLQHQENSEKVQPPLQLIRVSPIGGATGGKDSLWHTNLTDQKGDPALTSVPENKSLQSATDQEGTLWYPPWRSHSGVPVYAEGELSANSNERLTLKTGGDISKEDAGKAASEGELTGLDQTSHMGVSRMHAARRSHLPPTPEDVTTGTKNLKCSLQQPQERKQHTSEIVQETCSRDHNPDVLGVAFPEDNSEDRDYQTIEELTCHSSQKNHVADRRYREDPVAISPKRKQHTSQIVQETCSRDHNPDVLGVAFPEDNSEDRDYQTIEELTCHSSQKNHVADRRYREDPVAISPTPLEGKAEDPNAMYARIIKKIITCKAPVQLPLKEEEESAPPVPDKCFDMEDCI